In Pseudomonas sp. GCEP-101, one DNA window encodes the following:
- a CDS encoding aldose epimerase family protein produces the protein MLEHPLQRFFHSMRAKRPFDWVRFQRRDLLLIDHPQCQAVFSRQGAQLLHFQPRGARPLLWCSSQWPSLSTAPIRGGIPVCWPWFGSHPVETDWPQHGWARQREWRMLDAWADDQKAVISWQLDIEDWHVRLEARLGQDLDIELSSYHEDDSDCLFSFALQPYWRVGSLRRSVVHGMELDGKASGLPNTWAPRGAVKQVLYNTGSLVLEDAGWQRRLRIDKNTSAGSVIWHPGSRAVEQVEPGEAERFLCIGAAGYRAGGLILAQGERMLLNLRAGLV, from the coding sequence ATGCTCGAGCATCCGCTGCAGCGCTTTTTTCATTCCATGCGGGCCAAGCGCCCCTTCGACTGGGTGCGCTTCCAGCGTCGCGACCTGCTGCTCATCGATCACCCGCAGTGCCAGGCGGTATTCAGCCGCCAGGGCGCGCAACTGCTGCACTTCCAGCCGCGCGGCGCGCGCCCGCTGCTGTGGTGCTCCAGCCAGTGGCCGAGCCTGAGCACGGCGCCGATCCGTGGCGGCATCCCGGTCTGCTGGCCCTGGTTCGGCAGCCACCCGGTGGAAACCGACTGGCCGCAACACGGCTGGGCGCGCCAGCGCGAGTGGCGCATGCTCGATGCCTGGGCCGACGACCAGAAGGCGGTGATCAGCTGGCAGCTGGATATCGAGGACTGGCACGTGCGCCTGGAAGCGCGCCTGGGCCAGGACCTGGACATCGAACTCTCCAGCTACCACGAGGATGACAGCGACTGCCTGTTCAGCTTCGCCCTGCAGCCCTATTGGCGCGTGGGCTCGCTGCGCCGTTCGGTGGTTCACGGGATGGAACTGGACGGCAAGGCCAGCGGGCTGCCCAACACCTGGGCACCGCGGGGTGCGGTCAAGCAGGTGCTCTACAACACCGGCTCGCTGGTGCTGGAGGATGCCGGCTGGCAACGCCGCCTGCGCATCGACAAGAACACCAGCGCCGGCAGCGTCATCTGGCACCCGGGCAGCCGCGCGGTGGAGCAGGTGGAGCCGGGCGAGGCGGAGCGCTTCCTGTGCATCGGCGCCGCTGGCTACCGCGCGGGCGGGCTGATCCTCGCCCAGGGCGAACGGATGCTGCTGAACCTGCGCGCCGGGTTGGTCTGA
- a CDS encoding PGDYG domain-containing protein, with protein MIELTHLDLRTDPAAQRVVKDETVTVEFAAAPGELMSLEGPNRYAIGDAIIRGATGERWVVSRERFDPKYRPADATLAHGEPGAYRNIPSPVLARRMDDAFTLLRSAGGDRLTGAAGDWVMQYAPGDYGVVKAERFAKVYRRAD; from the coding sequence ATGATCGAACTGACCCATCTGGACCTTCGCACCGACCCCGCCGCGCAACGCGTGGTGAAGGATGAAACCGTCACCGTCGAATTCGCTGCAGCACCGGGCGAACTGATGAGCCTGGAAGGCCCCAACCGCTATGCCATTGGCGACGCGATCATCCGCGGTGCGACGGGCGAGCGCTGGGTGGTTTCCCGCGAGCGCTTCGATCCGAAGTACCGGCCGGCCGACGCCACGCTGGCCCACGGCGAGCCGGGCGCCTACCGCAATATCCCCAGCCCTGTGCTGGCCAGGCGCATGGACGACGCCTTCACCCTGCTGCGCTCCGCCGGTGGCGACCGTCTCACCGGCGCGGCCGGCGACTGGGTCATGCAGTACGCTCCGGGCGACTACGGCGTGGTGAAGGCGGAACGCTTCGC
- a CDS encoding carbohydrate porin: MHKNNKNRPAARTLGCLLALGCVGNVAHAADAFSSESKWGLGDWGGKRTELLEKGYDFKLDYVGEAASNLGGGYDQHTTARYSDQFALGTHLDLQKILGWDATEFQFTVTERSGRNLSNDRISDPRAGQFSSVQEVWGRGQTWRLTQMWIKQQYFDGALDVKVGRFGEGEDFNSFPCDFQNLAFCGSQVGNWVGGIWYNWPVSQWAARVKWNFNDQWYAQIGAYNQNPSNLETGNGFKLNGSGTKGTILPVELVWMPKVGAAQLPGEYRLGYYYSTAEADDVYDDVNGNPQALTGEAPKTHSGKHGWWVVAQQQVTAHNGDASRGLSLFANFTVHDKATNTVDNYQQLGVVYKGPFDARPKDDIGFGVARIHVNDDVQDRQRLANQVNGIDDYDNPLYQPIQDTEYNAELYYGVHVTNWLTVRPNLQYIRHPGGVDEVNNAVVAGLKIQSSF; this comes from the coding sequence ATGCACAAGAACAACAAGAACCGGCCTGCAGCACGAACCCTGGGCTGCCTGCTCGCACTGGGCTGCGTGGGCAACGTCGCCCATGCCGCCGACGCCTTCTCATCCGAGTCCAAGTGGGGCCTGGGCGACTGGGGCGGCAAGCGCACCGAACTGCTGGAGAAGGGCTACGACTTCAAGCTCGACTACGTCGGCGAAGCCGCGAGCAACCTGGGCGGCGGCTACGACCAGCACACCACCGCGCGCTACTCCGACCAGTTCGCCCTCGGCACCCACCTGGACCTGCAGAAGATCCTTGGCTGGGATGCCACCGAATTCCAGTTCACCGTCACCGAGCGTAGCGGCCGCAACCTCTCCAACGACCGCATCAGCGACCCGCGCGCCGGGCAGTTCAGCTCCGTGCAGGAAGTCTGGGGCCGCGGCCAGACCTGGCGCCTGACGCAGATGTGGATCAAGCAGCAGTACTTCGACGGCGCGCTGGACGTGAAGGTCGGCCGCTTCGGCGAGGGCGAGGACTTCAACAGCTTCCCCTGCGACTTCCAGAACCTGGCCTTCTGCGGCTCGCAAGTGGGCAACTGGGTCGGCGGCATCTGGTACAACTGGCCGGTCAGCCAGTGGGCCGCCCGCGTGAAGTGGAACTTCAACGACCAGTGGTACGCCCAGATCGGCGCGTACAACCAGAACCCGTCGAACCTGGAGACCGGCAACGGCTTCAAGCTCAACGGCAGCGGCACCAAGGGCACCATCCTGCCGGTGGAGCTGGTGTGGATGCCCAAGGTCGGCGCGGCGCAACTGCCCGGCGAATACCGCCTGGGCTACTACTACAGCACCGCCGAGGCCGACGACGTGTACGACGACGTCAACGGCAACCCGCAGGCGCTCACCGGCGAAGCGCCCAAGACCCACAGCGGCAAGCACGGCTGGTGGGTGGTGGCGCAGCAGCAGGTCACCGCGCACAACGGTGATGCCTCGCGCGGCCTAAGCCTGTTCGCCAACTTCACGGTGCACGACAAGGCCACCAACACCGTCGACAACTACCAGCAGCTGGGCGTGGTCTACAAAGGCCCGTTCGACGCGCGGCCCAAGGATGACATCGGCTTCGGCGTGGCGCGCATCCACGTCAACGACGACGTCCAGGATCGCCAGCGCCTGGCCAACCAGGTCAACGGCATCGACGACTACGACAACCCGCTGTACCAGCCCATCCAGGACACCGAGTACAACGCCGAGCTGTACTACGGCGTGCACGTGACCAATTGGCTCACCGTGCGCCCGAACCTGCAATACATCCGCCATCCGGGCGGGGTGGACGAGGTCAACAACGCCGTGGTGGCAGGCCTGAAGATCCAGTCCAGCTTCTGA
- a CDS encoding ABC transporter ATP-binding protein has protein sequence MSTLELHNLHKSYGAGLADTLKSINLSIDSGEFLILVGPSGCGKSTLMNCIAGLENVTGGAILVDGQDISGMSPKDRDIAMVFQSYALYPTMSVRENIAFGLKIRKLPKAEIDAEVARVSKLLQIEHLLERKPSQLSGGQQQRVAMGRALARRPKIYLFDEPLSNLDAKLRVEMRTEIKLMHQRLKTTTVYVTHDQIEAMTLGDKVAVMKDGIVQQFGTPQQIYNDPANLFVASFIGSPPMNFIPLKVQQQGGRLVGLLDSGQDRCELPLQLDAGLVEGRELILGVRPEQVQLATDGANGPNDLRAEVEVVEPTGPDTLVFVTLNGAKVCCRLAPDQSPLPGASLQLRFDPSRALLFDAQSGERLRADPRGDGANKVTPLARQKHS, from the coding sequence ATGTCCACCCTTGAACTGCACAATCTGCACAAGTCCTACGGCGCGGGCCTGGCGGACACCCTGAAGTCGATCAACCTGTCGATCGATTCGGGCGAGTTCCTGATCCTGGTCGGCCCCTCCGGCTGCGGCAAATCCACCCTGATGAACTGCATCGCCGGGCTGGAAAACGTCACCGGCGGCGCGATCCTGGTGGACGGCCAGGACATCAGCGGCATGAGCCCGAAGGATCGCGACATCGCCATGGTGTTCCAGTCCTACGCGCTGTACCCGACCATGAGCGTGCGCGAGAACATCGCCTTCGGCCTGAAGATCCGCAAGCTGCCCAAGGCCGAGATCGACGCCGAGGTGGCGCGTGTCTCCAAGCTGCTGCAGATCGAACACCTGCTCGAGCGCAAGCCCTCGCAGCTCTCCGGCGGCCAGCAGCAGCGCGTGGCCATGGGCCGGGCGCTGGCGCGGCGGCCGAAGATCTACCTGTTCGACGAGCCATTGTCGAACCTCGACGCCAAGCTGCGCGTGGAGATGCGCACCGAGATCAAGCTGATGCACCAGCGCCTGAAGACCACCACGGTGTACGTGACCCACGACCAGATCGAGGCCATGACCCTGGGCGACAAGGTGGCGGTGATGAAGGACGGCATCGTCCAGCAGTTCGGCACGCCGCAGCAGATCTACAACGACCCGGCGAACCTGTTCGTCGCCAGCTTCATCGGCTCGCCGCCGATGAACTTCATCCCGCTCAAGGTGCAGCAGCAGGGCGGCCGGCTGGTCGGCCTGCTGGACAGCGGCCAGGACCGCTGCGAGCTGCCGCTGCAACTGGACGCCGGGCTGGTCGAGGGCCGCGAGCTGATCCTCGGCGTGCGTCCGGAACAGGTGCAGCTGGCCACCGATGGCGCCAACGGCCCGAACGACCTGCGCGCAGAAGTCGAGGTGGTCGAACCCACCGGCCCGGACACCCTGGTCTTCGTCACGCTCAATGGCGCCAAGGTCTGCTGTCGCCTCGCGCCGGACCAGTCGCCGCTGCCGGGAGCGTCCCTGCAGCTGCGTTTCGACCCGTCCCGCGCGCTGCTGTTCGACGCGCAGAGCGGCGAGCGCCTGCGCGCCGACCCGCGTGGCGACGGCGCGAACAAAGTGACGCCGCTGGCGCGGCAGAAACATTCCTGA